The following are encoded together in the Equus przewalskii isolate Varuska chromosome 14, EquPr2, whole genome shotgun sequence genome:
- the CALM2 gene encoding calmodulin-2: MADQLTEEQIAEFKEAFSLFDKDGDGTITTKELGTVMRSLGQNPTEAELQDMINEVDADGNGTIDFPEFLTMMARKMKDTDSEEEIREAFRVFDKDGNGYISAAELRHVMTNLGEKLTDEEVDEMIREADIDGDGQVNYEEFVQMMTAK; the protein is encoded by the exons gCTGACCAACTGACTGAAGAGCAGATTGCAG AATTCAAAGAAGCTTTTTCACTATTTGACAAGGATGGTGATGGAACTATAACAACAAAGGAATTGGGAACTGTAATGAGGTCTCTTGGGCAGAATCCCACAGAAGCAGAGTTACAGGACATGATTAATGAAGTAGATGCTGATG GTAATGGCACAATTGACTTCCCGGAATTTCTGACAATGAtggcaagaaaaatgaaagacacagacagtgaagaagaaattagagaagcATTCCGTGTGTTTGATAAG gaTGGCAATGGCTATATTAGTGCAGCAGAGCTTCGCCACGTGATGACAAACCTTGGAGAGAAGTTAACAGATGAAGAGGTTGATGAAATGATCAGGGAAGCAGATATTGATGGTGATGGTCAAGTAAACTATGAAG agtttgtACAAATGATGACAGCAAAGTGA